The Cryptosporangium aurantiacum genome has a window encoding:
- a CDS encoding acyl-CoA dehydrogenase family protein, translating to MTPDLTDEQRAFAAAVADFCRREAGTREQRDALVADGGRHSPELYGKLAALGYLGAGLPEEYGGAGGGAVDLCLFLEETSKSLAPIGGFATSIIVAGAYERFGSEEQKKTILGGIANGAVESISMSEPGAGSDVAALTCRAEKRDDGWVINGQKTWCSNAHIADHILLVARTSGSGHEGLTMFNVPTGTPGLAIHGIETMGGREVNDLYFTDCVLPDSAVVGEVGNGWRQLMAGLNFERLVLAALMLGTAQRAFDDTLAYVTQRTQFGRPIGSFQALRHRLADLATELTCVRLLVYQVAELVDANPGKIFPREASMAKLKATEFAKAMALEGMQMMGGYGYATEYDMEHILRASVISTVYGGTSEIQRDIIGKTYGL from the coding sequence GTGACGCCTGACCTCACCGACGAGCAGCGCGCGTTCGCCGCCGCGGTCGCCGACTTCTGCCGCCGCGAGGCCGGAACCCGCGAGCAGCGTGACGCGCTCGTGGCCGACGGTGGCCGGCACAGCCCGGAGCTGTACGGCAAGCTGGCCGCGCTCGGTTACCTCGGCGCCGGCCTGCCGGAGGAGTACGGCGGCGCCGGGGGCGGCGCCGTCGACCTCTGCCTGTTCCTGGAGGAGACGTCGAAGTCGCTCGCGCCGATCGGCGGCTTCGCGACGTCGATCATCGTGGCCGGCGCGTACGAGCGCTTCGGCAGCGAAGAGCAGAAGAAGACGATCCTCGGCGGCATCGCGAACGGCGCGGTGGAGTCGATCTCGATGTCCGAGCCCGGCGCCGGGTCCGACGTGGCGGCGCTGACCTGCCGCGCCGAGAAGCGCGACGACGGCTGGGTGATCAACGGCCAGAAGACGTGGTGCTCGAACGCCCACATCGCCGACCACATCCTGCTGGTGGCGCGGACGTCCGGCTCCGGCCACGAGGGCCTGACGATGTTCAACGTCCCGACCGGCACGCCCGGCCTGGCGATCCACGGCATCGAGACGATGGGCGGCCGCGAGGTCAACGACCTGTACTTCACCGACTGCGTGCTGCCGGACTCCGCGGTGGTCGGTGAGGTCGGCAACGGCTGGCGGCAGCTGATGGCCGGGCTGAACTTCGAGCGGCTGGTGCTCGCCGCGCTGATGCTCGGCACCGCGCAACGCGCGTTCGACGACACGCTCGCCTACGTCACGCAGCGGACGCAGTTCGGGCGGCCGATCGGGTCGTTCCAGGCGCTGCGGCACCGCCTCGCCGACCTGGCCACCGAGCTGACCTGCGTCCGGCTGCTCGTGTACCAGGTGGCGGAGCTGGTCGACGCGAATCCCGGCAAGATCTTCCCGCGCGAGGCGTCGATGGCGAAGCTCAAGGCCACCGAGTTCGCGAAGGCGATGGCGCTGGAAGGCATGCAGATGATGGGCGGCTACGGCTACGCCACCGAGTACGACATGGAGCACATCCTGCGGGCGAGCGTCATCAGCACCGTCTACGGCGGCACCAGCGAGATCCAACGCGACATCATCGGCAAAACCTACGGCCTGTAG
- a CDS encoding aldehyde dehydrogenase family protein codes for MTAQTVLIGRNPATGEVLGEYPIAGENEVGAAVDRARTAATWWAGRPPAERRALLLAWKRELARGADELAALIRSETGKPLTDAGLEVMLAVEHLDWAARNAHRVLRGRTVRSGLLAANQRGVLSYRPLGVVGVIGPWNYPVYTPLGSVSYALAAGNAVVFKPSEYTPGVGRWLADKFLAAVGEPVLQVVTGDGTTGAALARSGVDKIAFTGSTATAKRVMAACAETLTPIVVEAGGKDAMIVAADADVDAAAAAAVFGGMGNSGQTCAGVERVYVERSVYAAFVDAVQARAMELRPGASEDSDYGPLTMPKQADVIAGHVADALARGGKPIVGGADAVRPPFVDPVVLTEVPEDSSAVTEETFGPVLIVNPVDDLDDAVRRANSTTLGLAGSVFTRDTKRGAAIAARLRVGAASVNSVLGFAAIPALPFGGVGDSGFGRIHGADGLREFSRANSLTVQRFRAPVDLMRFDRSPKAVATAWRMFRLRHARG; via the coding sequence ATGACCGCGCAAACCGTGCTGATCGGACGCAACCCCGCAACGGGCGAGGTTCTCGGCGAATACCCGATCGCGGGTGAGAACGAGGTCGGCGCCGCCGTCGACCGGGCCCGGACGGCCGCCACCTGGTGGGCCGGCCGGCCGCCGGCCGAGCGGCGAGCGCTCCTGCTCGCCTGGAAACGCGAGCTCGCCAGGGGCGCGGACGAGCTGGCCGCGCTGATCCGGTCGGAGACCGGGAAGCCCCTCACCGATGCCGGTCTGGAAGTGATGCTGGCGGTCGAGCACCTGGACTGGGCCGCCCGCAACGCCCACCGGGTGCTGCGCGGCCGCACCGTGCGCAGCGGGCTGCTCGCGGCCAACCAGCGTGGTGTGCTGAGCTACCGCCCGCTCGGCGTCGTCGGTGTCATCGGCCCGTGGAACTACCCCGTCTACACGCCGCTCGGTTCGGTGTCGTACGCGCTGGCGGCGGGCAACGCGGTCGTCTTCAAGCCGAGCGAGTACACGCCGGGCGTCGGCCGGTGGCTGGCCGACAAGTTCCTCGCAGCGGTCGGGGAGCCGGTCCTGCAGGTGGTCACCGGCGACGGCACCACCGGCGCCGCGCTGGCCCGGTCCGGCGTCGACAAGATCGCGTTCACCGGCTCGACGGCGACCGCCAAGCGGGTGATGGCCGCCTGCGCCGAGACGCTGACGCCGATCGTCGTCGAGGCGGGCGGCAAGGACGCGATGATCGTCGCCGCCGACGCGGACGTGGACGCCGCCGCGGCGGCCGCCGTGTTCGGCGGGATGGGCAACTCCGGGCAGACCTGCGCCGGCGTCGAGCGGGTGTACGTCGAGCGCTCGGTCTACGCGGCGTTCGTCGACGCGGTGCAGGCGCGGGCCATGGAGCTGCGGCCCGGCGCGAGCGAGGACTCCGACTACGGGCCGCTGACGATGCCGAAGCAGGCCGACGTGATCGCCGGGCACGTGGCCGACGCGCTGGCCCGGGGCGGGAAGCCGATCGTGGGCGGGGCGGACGCGGTCCGGCCGCCGTTCGTCGACCCGGTCGTGCTGACCGAGGTCCCCGAGGACAGCAGTGCGGTCACCGAGGAGACGTTCGGCCCGGTCCTGATCGTCAACCCGGTCGACGATCTGGACGACGCCGTCCGCCGCGCCAACAGCACGACGCTGGGCCTGGCCGGATCGGTGTTCACCCGGGACACCAAGCGTGGCGCGGCGATCGCGGCCCGGCTGCGGGTCGGCGCGGCGTCGGTCAACTCGGTGCTCGGGTTCGCGGCGATCCCGGCGTTGCCGTTCGGCGGGGTCGGCGACTCCGGGTTCGGCCGCATCCACGGAGCCGACGGGCTGCGCGAGTTCAGCCGGGCCAACTCGCTCACCGTGCAGCGGTTCCGGGCGCCGGTCGACCTGATGCGGTTCGACCGGTCACCGAAGGCCGTGGCCACCGCGTGGCGGATGTTCCGCCTCCGGCATGCCCGGGGGTGA
- a CDS encoding GntR family transcriptional regulator yields the protein MAHRTNGVPIGRTARLRRPQLSDEVVAYLRDQIMSGELPPGTFIRLEDVAATLGVSITPVREALLTLRGEDMVELEPRRGYKVAPLSRQDIVDVFALQAHIAGELAVRAAAQITADELADLKEKQQGLRDAVRTATPAEIEEREFDFHRALNRIAAARKLSWFLHTALRYTPVRFYSTDAGWRASMLSAHEELLTALEARDGEQATAVMARHFTDGAERLLAHLDARGAWS from the coding sequence ATGGCCCACCGCACGAACGGCGTCCCCATCGGACGGACGGCCCGGTTGCGCCGTCCACAACTGTCGGACGAGGTCGTGGCGTACCTGCGCGACCAGATCATGTCCGGCGAGCTGCCTCCCGGCACGTTCATCCGCCTGGAGGACGTCGCCGCGACGCTCGGTGTGAGCATCACACCGGTTCGGGAAGCGCTGCTGACGCTGCGCGGCGAGGACATGGTCGAGCTGGAGCCGCGGCGCGGCTACAAGGTCGCGCCGCTCTCCCGGCAGGACATCGTCGACGTGTTCGCGCTGCAGGCGCACATCGCCGGCGAGCTGGCCGTCCGCGCGGCCGCGCAGATCACCGCGGACGAGCTGGCCGACCTGAAGGAGAAGCAGCAGGGCCTCCGCGACGCCGTCCGCACGGCGACGCCCGCCGAGATCGAGGAGCGGGAGTTCGACTTCCACCGCGCGCTCAACCGGATCGCCGCGGCCCGCAAGCTCTCCTGGTTCCTGCACACCGCGCTCCGCTACACGCCGGTCCGCTTCTACTCGACCGACGCCGGGTGGCGCGCGTCGATGCTCAGCGCGCACGAGGAGCTGCTGACCGCGCTGGAGGCGCGGGACGGCGAGCAGGCGACCGCGGTGATGGCGCGGCACTTCACCGATGGCGCCGAGCGGCTCCTCGCCCATCTCGACGCCCGCGGCGCCTGGTCGTAA
- a CDS encoding oxygenase MpaB family protein: MSTVVTVSRRPRTHWLRQILALDPERDHTEIYRISAGYEFPWDYQRALELALFRTYCVPTISSLLEATGEFRNRPQKRYDDTALLMAELAEHGYDSPRGKEALRVINRAHGQYAISNDDMRYVLSTFVYEPVDWIDRYGWRPLSEHEKLAAFHFYRAVGARMGIREVPDTFEGFRTFKREYEAETFRYSETNRLVGTYTLDLLRSWYPKPLSKPVGVAVRALLDEPMLTAFGFRPAPSWVVTTAGRALRGRSAVVRLLPPRRKSMLGQTGKNLTYPGYPQGYRPSDLGAGPPPADIDPAYLARPRSTSAQE; the protein is encoded by the coding sequence GTGAGCACCGTGGTTACCGTGTCCCGACGTCCACGCACCCACTGGTTACGTCAGATCCTGGCGCTCGACCCGGAGCGTGACCACACCGAGATCTACCGGATCTCGGCCGGCTACGAGTTTCCCTGGGACTACCAGCGCGCGCTGGAGCTCGCGCTGTTCCGCACCTACTGCGTCCCGACGATCTCGTCGCTGCTCGAGGCGACCGGCGAGTTCCGGAACCGGCCCCAGAAACGGTACGACGACACCGCGCTGCTGATGGCGGAGCTCGCCGAGCACGGCTACGACTCGCCGCGCGGCAAGGAGGCGCTCCGCGTCATCAACCGGGCGCACGGGCAGTACGCGATCAGCAACGACGACATGCGGTACGTGCTCTCGACGTTCGTCTACGAGCCGGTGGACTGGATCGACCGGTACGGCTGGCGGCCGCTGTCCGAGCACGAGAAGCTGGCCGCGTTCCACTTCTACCGGGCGGTCGGCGCCCGGATGGGGATCCGCGAGGTCCCGGACACGTTCGAGGGCTTCCGGACGTTCAAGCGTGAGTACGAGGCCGAGACGTTCCGTTACTCGGAGACGAACCGGCTGGTCGGGACGTACACGCTCGACCTGTTACGGAGCTGGTACCCGAAGCCGCTGTCCAAGCCGGTCGGCGTCGCGGTGCGGGCGCTGCTCGACGAGCCGATGCTGACCGCGTTCGGTTTCCGGCCCGCTCCGTCCTGGGTCGTCACCACCGCAGGGCGGGCGCTGCGCGGCCGGTCGGCGGTCGTCCGGCTGCTGCCGCCGCGGCGCAAGAGCATGCTCGGCCAGACCGGCAAGAACCTCACCTACCCCGGCTACCCGCAGGGCTACCGGCCGTCCGACCTCGGCGCCGGCCCCCCGCCCGCCGACATCGACCCGGCGTACCTCGCCCGGCCGCGCTCGACGTCCGCGCAGGAGTGA
- the lepB gene encoding signal peptidase I, whose amino-acid sequence MRNVGRILVAAGLLLVLGGAGFLTERYRVYQVTGPSMVPGLRPGDRIVVDTDPPPIRVNDVVVLGPDAWSSVAGDSVAGGSVAGPDGAQGADRIKRVIAFGGSTVVCCEESGALSVDDAVFGGPETLDPSAETPFRVVVPPGRLFVVGDNRPLSVDSRTFATGPGGGTVAEDDVLGRVVAVAYPAGRAGVVGWEAGPFRTAVAAVVMGATAILAGAVVRAVTGLRARRSRPARSSERSRPG is encoded by the coding sequence GTGAGGAACGTCGGACGGATCCTGGTCGCCGCCGGGCTGCTGCTCGTGCTCGGCGGCGCCGGGTTCCTCACCGAGCGTTACCGCGTGTACCAGGTGACCGGGCCGTCGATGGTGCCCGGTCTGCGCCCCGGCGACCGGATCGTCGTGGACACCGATCCGCCGCCGATCCGGGTCAACGACGTCGTCGTCCTCGGCCCGGACGCGTGGAGTTCGGTCGCGGGGGATTCGGTCGCGGGGGGTTCGGTCGCGGGTCCGGACGGCGCGCAGGGCGCCGACCGGATCAAGCGGGTGATCGCGTTCGGCGGCTCGACCGTCGTCTGCTGTGAGGAATCCGGCGCGTTGTCGGTCGACGACGCCGTCTTCGGCGGGCCGGAGACGCTGGACCCGTCGGCGGAGACGCCGTTCCGGGTCGTGGTCCCGCCCGGCCGCCTGTTCGTGGTCGGCGACAACCGGCCGCTGTCGGTGGACTCGCGGACGTTCGCCACCGGGCCCGGCGGCGGGACCGTCGCGGAGGACGACGTCCTCGGCCGGGTCGTCGCCGTGGCCTACCCGGCCGGACGCGCCGGGGTCGTGGGCTGGGAGGCCGGACCGTTCCGCACCGCGGTGGCCGCGGTCGTCATGGGCGCCACCGCGATTCTCGCGGGCGCGGTCGTGCGGGCCGTCACTGGCCTTCGGGCGCGACGGTCACGTCCAGCTCGGTCGAGCGAACGGTCCCGGCCCGGATGA
- a CDS encoding DUF6114 domain-containing protein has protein sequence MLPFPDARHWFRRWRRTRPFWAGCAVIAGGTIMLSVPLAPLPVMMHVGTAAVSGVAFGLILIAAGLFFWFAPQQRTFVAVVSVIVSLASFVTTNLGGLGFGMLLGLVGSSMAFGWRPHSAVAAGRHAGRRPAAPDPDEDATDVLDPVDLLDNDPGDDDRRAADPDAEAPTAEIPLGTGERGTGEPGDDRAPAVGRAAPVSPAAEPPPGRGHGPGLTALVLVVALVLAGAVQAGAAAPAAAAAPRDPTAECPDDSPDLIDLILPWLPRPADPCPEPSTTPTPAPSAGTPGGTTPSPGTTPGATPTPTPTPSASGTAPPAAGDGTGPGYPVAPNVSQVSADTLEATGFTFRGATTLPTATGPIKVLVFHADRLVAAAYRIRTADPGPVLNLGVNLDISDVEIYATGLSGTVTVPYLDIPLLPISITAAIIPTWLKLNLTLPLFSGRDVTAGQVLIRAGTVRSTELDVTVAPEGQ, from the coding sequence GTGCTGCCGTTCCCGGATGCCCGCCACTGGTTCCGGCGGTGGCGGCGCACCCGGCCGTTCTGGGCCGGGTGCGCGGTGATCGCGGGCGGCACGATCATGCTGTCGGTGCCGCTCGCACCGCTGCCGGTGATGATGCACGTCGGCACCGCCGCGGTGTCCGGCGTCGCGTTCGGGCTGATCCTGATCGCGGCGGGCCTGTTCTTCTGGTTCGCGCCGCAGCAGCGGACGTTCGTCGCGGTGGTCAGCGTGATCGTGTCGCTGGCCTCGTTCGTCACCACGAACCTCGGCGGGCTGGGGTTCGGGATGCTGCTGGGGCTGGTCGGCTCCAGCATGGCGTTCGGCTGGCGTCCACACTCGGCCGTCGCGGCCGGCCGTCACGCCGGCCGCCGGCCGGCGGCGCCGGACCCCGACGAGGACGCGACCGACGTGCTCGACCCGGTCGACCTGCTGGACAACGACCCGGGGGACGACGACCGCCGCGCAGCCGATCCGGACGCCGAGGCGCCGACCGCCGAAATCCCGCTGGGCACGGGTGAGCGGGGCACCGGCGAGCCCGGGGACGACCGCGCACCGGCCGTGGGGCGGGCCGCGCCGGTCTCGCCCGCCGCGGAGCCGCCACCGGGGCGGGGCCACGGGCCGGGGTTGACCGCGCTGGTGCTGGTCGTGGCGCTGGTCCTGGCCGGTGCCGTGCAGGCCGGGGCGGCGGCACCGGCCGCCGCCGCGGCCCCGCGCGACCCCACCGCGGAGTGCCCGGACGACTCGCCCGACCTGATCGACCTGATCCTCCCCTGGCTGCCGCGCCCCGCCGACCCGTGCCCGGAGCCCTCCACGACGCCGACACCCGCGCCGTCGGCGGGCACCCCCGGCGGTACGACCCCGTCACCGGGCACCACCCCGGGCGCCACGCCGACGCCGACCCCCACGCCGTCGGCGTCCGGCACCGCTCCACCGGCCGCCGGTGACGGGACCGGCCCGGGCTACCCGGTCGCTCCGAACGTCTCCCAGGTCAGCGCGGACACGCTCGAGGCCACCGGCTTCACGTTCCGCGGCGCGACCACGCTGCCCACCGCGACCGGCCCGATCAAGGTGCTGGTGTTCCACGCCGACCGCCTGGTCGCCGCCGCCTACCGGATCCGCACCGCGGACCCGGGTCCGGTCCTCAACCTCGGCGTCAACCTGGACATCTCCGACGTCGAGATCTACGCCACCGGGCTGTCCGGCACGGTCACCGTGCCGTACCTGGACATCCCGCTGCTCCCGATCTCGATCACCGCGGCGATCATCCCGACCTGGCTGAAGCTGAACCTCACGCTGCCGCTGTTCTCCGGCCGCGACGTCACGGCCGGTCAGGTACTCATCCGGGCCGGGACCGTTCGCTCGACCGAGCTGGACGTGACCGTCGCGCCCGAAGGCCAGTGA
- a CDS encoding DUF6230 family protein codes for MTTRNPDALEEGRTRWGRTAVLLVPSLGVVGVLALAVAQGALAASFGVSGQNFKVTAARVEGTNVAGYLDTVRSVDGKSHPVMLAGVEKAEMTDVCTSAVVDIPVLGPVSLKVLSGQNGPVSGTNVVADSDSLFGGRGTVSGVEAGRDASTLDKVNGVSGPPGRFAVQAESLTATDVRSTAWSASGGTVELSGMDVSVKVGRHECY; via the coding sequence GTGACCACTCGGAACCCGGACGCCCTCGAAGAGGGTCGGACACGCTGGGGACGCACGGCCGTACTGCTGGTGCCGTCCCTGGGCGTCGTCGGCGTGCTGGCGCTCGCCGTCGCGCAAGGCGCGCTCGCCGCGTCGTTCGGCGTGTCCGGACAGAACTTCAAGGTGACCGCGGCCCGGGTGGAGGGCACGAACGTCGCCGGGTACCTCGACACGGTCCGCAGCGTCGACGGCAAGAGCCACCCGGTGATGCTGGCGGGTGTGGAGAAGGCCGAGATGACCGACGTCTGCACCTCCGCGGTGGTGGACATCCCGGTGCTCGGCCCGGTGTCGCTCAAGGTGCTGTCCGGTCAGAACGGCCCGGTCAGCGGCACCAACGTGGTCGCCGACTCGGACTCGCTGTTCGGCGGCCGCGGCACGGTCTCCGGCGTGGAGGCGGGCCGGGACGCGTCCACGCTGGACAAGGTCAACGGCGTCAGCGGCCCGCCGGGACGGTTCGCCGTCCAGGCGGAGTCGCTGACCGCGACCGACGTCCGCAGCACCGCGTGGTCGGCCAGCGGCGGCACCGTCGAGCTGTCCGGCATGGACGTCAGCGTCAAGGTCGGGCGGCACGAGTGCTACTGA